From the genome of Longispora fulva:
GGACGCGGTGCGTGTTCCCCGCCGGGTTCGTCAACCGGGACGAGGAACCGATGCCCATCATCGTCCGCAAACGCGACGGCGGATTCGGCTACGGCGCGACGGACCTGGCCACGATCCGGTACCGGACCCAGGAACTCAAGGCCACCCGGCTGCTGTACGTGGTGGGCCTGCCACAACGCCAGCACTTCGAGATGGTGTACCAGACCGCCCGCGAGGCCGGCTGGCTCGCCGACCCCGTGACCGCCACCCACGTCGGATTCGGTTCGGTGCTCGGCCCCGACGGCAAGATGCTGCGCACCCGGGCCGGCGGCACCGTCAAGCTGGTCGAACTGCTCGACGAGGCCGTGTCCCGGGCCGAGAACATGATCGGCCCCGACGTCGAACCTGACGCGAGAGCCGAACTCGCCCGGGCGGTCGGGATCGGCGCGGTGAAGTACGCCGACCTGTCCACCGACCGGGTCAAGGACTACGTGTTCGACTGGGACCGGATGCTGGCGTTCGAGGGCAACACCGCGCCCTACCTGCAGTACGCGCACACCCGGATCCGGTCGATCTTCCGCAAGGGCGGGATGTCCGCGCCCCGAGAGCCGCAGACCGTCATCGTCACCGAGGACGCCGAGCGGGCCCTGGCCCTGCAACTGCTCGCGTTCGGCGGCGTCGTACACGAGGTGGCCGAGTCGCTGCGGTTCCACAAACTGACCACCTACCTGTACGGCGTGGCCACCGCGTTCACCCGGTTCTACGAACACTGTCCGGTGCTGCGCTCGGCGGGCGAGGTACGCGACAGCAGGCTGGTGCTGTGCGATCTGACGGCCCGGACCCTGGCCCGAGGGCTGGACCTGCTGGGCATCGCCACACCGGACCGCATGTGACCCGCCGGCCGGAGGGTCCTGCCCGGGTTCGGACCTATCACCCCATCATCCATTGATCCTCGTGGAGCGCGCTGCCTCTACAGTGGTTTTATGACAGTTGGCCCAGCGCCGCTCGACCGGCTCCTCGTCCGCAATGTGGTGCGCGATGTCATCGCCGAGGCCGCGCCTGAGGAATTGCCGCTCGTCAACAGCCTGACCCAACTCGACGACGCCACGGTGGTGCGCCAGCTACTCCGTGGCCGCAGGCGGCGGGAACCGTTGGGGTTCGGCGTGGAAGAGGCGCTGGCACTGGCCACGCCGGCCGTGTGGCTGGTCCTCAACGAGATCGCCAAGAAGGCGACCGACGCCGCCGTGGACGGCTCAGCCAGGGGCATGCGAGCGTTGCTGCACAAGGCGCTGCGTCGACGCAAGGCCCTGCCAGCCGCGTTGCCGCCGCTGTCGCGCGAGCAGCTCGCCGAGGTACAACGACAGGTGCTGCGGGCCGCCATCGACGCGGGCGTGCGGCAGAAACGGGCCGTGACGGTCGCCGACGTCGTCGTCGCCAGGCTCGCGATGTCAGTGCCGGACACGACCACGCCCGACGACGGGCCCGACGATGCGAGCAGCGGTGTCCGCAAGCGGCAGTGACGGCACGGCCGCCGGACACGCCCAGGCCCAGATTGACGAACGGGCACTCACCGCGGGAACGAACGCGCGGTTCGCGCTGCTGGTGGTCTTGATCCTGGTGTCCAGCGGCGCGATGATGCTCGATGTCAGCGCGAGCCTCTCCAACCCGGTCGGATTCGGCTGCGCCCCCGCCACCCCCGACATCAGCGACCTCGGTGAACCGGGGAACCTGATCGGGGTCCTGTCCGGCATTCTCCACGACCACCTGGCCGACGCGTGCCTGGCCCGGTTTCGGTACGCTCCCCCGGTCTGGCTGGTCCTGGCCGGTCCGGCCGCCGTCGTGGCCCTGGCTCGGGGGCTGTTCCTCACTCTGCCATGGTGGAAAGCGCGCCACGGCCGGGTCATCCCGCTGAGTGCGATCGACACCGACGGTGAGATCGGCTCCGCCCTGGGGCGGCTGGCCACGGAAGCGGGGCTGGACCAGCTGCCACGCGTCGTCGTGGATCCTTCGGCGATCACGGCCGGCGCGGTGGTGTTCGGCAACAACACCCAGCCGGTCATGCGCCTGGACGCCGGGCTGCTCACCCGGCGCACCAGCGACCCGGTGGCGTTCCGCGCGGTGGTCCTGCACGAACTGGGCCACGTCAGCAACAGGGACATCACCATCACCTACGCCACGGTGGCCGTGTGGCGGGCGTTCCTGGCGATCGTGCTGGTCCCCTACGTGGCGTGGGGAGCGGCCCAGCTGGTCACGGTGGCACGGACGCCGTACTGGCCCGGTCACGCGCCGGTCCTGGTCCGCCATCTGGCTCTACCGGTGTTCCTGACCGTGCTGGTCTACCTGGCGCGCTCCGAAGTCCTGCGGCTGCGGGAGGTCTACGCCGACCGGACCGCCATCCGCCACGGAGCCGACCCCCTCGGATGGGTCGACGCCGTGCCGAGCGGCCCAAGGGCACTGAGGCGGGCCGGGTCCGCGTTCGCCGAGCTGTGGCGGACCCATCCTCGGTGGGACCTGCGACTGCGGTCGCTGACCGACCCGGCGGCCCTGTTCGGCGCTCGGGCGGTGCCGATGTTCGTCACCGGGGTGTCCTCGACGCTGATCACCGCCAGCGTGACCGCGTACCTGGGGGCCTACAACCTCGGGTATGACCCGTTCGCGTCGTGGCCGGCGTTCGCCACGCACGCGGTACAGCTGCTCGCGGGCCCGGCGCTGATCACCGCGTTGGCGGGGGTCGCCCTGTGGCGGGCGGTCGCCTACGACGCTCTCACCTCGCGCGCCACCCGGTCCGGCGTGTGGGCCGGGCTGTGGCTGGGCGCCGGGCTAGCCACGGGCGAGCTGGTCATCGGTCAGGTCACGGGCAACCACTGGCTGCCGCCCCGGGCCGGGGCGCTCGTTCTTCCGGTGCTCGCCGGTGTGGCGTTCGCGTGGTGGATCACCCGCTGCGCCGAGCTGTGGGTGAACAGCTGGCGTGGTCGGACCCTGCGTCTGCCGATGTTGCTGAGTCTGACCACCGCGTTCCTGCTGCTGTCGGCCTGGGTGCTGTGGTGGCAGTACGAAGGAATGTTGTTCGCCGCAGGGGTGCGTTTCAATCCGGACCTGGGCCTCCAGCTGTACGAGCAGGCCGATCCGGTGATCGCCACGAGCCATCCACACATGACCACGGTCGTCAACGTGACGTCGATGGTGCTGGCGGGCCTCCCCCTGTGGCCGCTACTGATCCCCACGGCCGTCATCCTGGCCGCGACCTCGCTGTTGGCCTGGGCCACGCGCCCAGCCGACGGGACACCACCATGGGCGCAGGGCACCATCGACGTGCGATGGTCGGCGCCACCGCGACCCCTGTTGCGTCAGGCGCTGCTGCCGGGCGTGCTCGGCGGCCTGGCCTGCTGGGCCACCGTCACATGGGTGCAAGCACAACTACACACCTGGCCCGGACACCGGTTCGGCCTGTACCTGCTGATCTACGAGAAGTGGCAGATCATCGCCCTGGTCGTCCCGGCGGCGGGGGCCGCCATCCTCGCGAGCGCGCTGGCGACCAGACACCGGCTGATCCTCGCTCTGATCGCCACACAGACCGCGACCCTGGTCGGATTTCTCGGACTGTTCGCGCTCGCGTCGACGGACGGGTGCCTGGAATCGCTGAGCATCCTCCAGACCTCTTGTGCCTGGCGACCCGCCTTCACCTGGGGAAACGTCGGCAGCGCCCTGGGCATCGCACTGGTGCTCGCTTCAGTTGCCGCCTTCCCCGCCACGGCGATCACGGCACCGCTGCGCCGGCGGCGGCATCGGCCTGCCCCGGAAGCGGGCGCCGCGACCCGGCCCGTCCCCCGCCTCGGCGTGTTCGCGTCCTGCGTCCTGCTGGTCGCCACCGCCGCGTTGGTGGTGACCACGAGAACGACCCTGGTCGGGGCGACGGGAAGAACCGAACCCCTCGGTGCCACCACCCCAAGCAACAGCCAGCTGCCATCGTCGCGGAGGGTCCGCCAGGACCTGTTGCCGCGCACCGACATCCCCGTTCCACCACAGGTGGCCACGGCCGTCGCCGCGTGGCGCGATCAAGGCGGGGACCGCCTGCTGCGTCGCTTCGCCGACCAATGGAATCTGGTGTACCGCACTATGCGGGACTCCGAACACGCCCTGGGGCCAGGATGGGTCGACTTCGCGAAACTCCGGCCGATCTGCGGGAACCTCCGCGCGATCGCCCACGACGCAGCCGGCTACCCTGCCATCCCCGACGCTCAGGCCCAGCAGCACTGGCAACAGGTGATCGAACTCGCCGAAACGGGCGGCAGCCTGTGCGAACAGGTCGGCGAGGACCCCCACGACACCCGGGCGCCGCAGTCGGTACAGGCGCTCGGTGCCGCACTCGGTCACACCACGGCGGTACTCAACCGTCTCAACACTATGTCCTGATCGTCACGGCCGCCACCGTCCGCGGCGTGGACTGGGCCGTCGCCACGAATGGCAAGCCTCACGCTCGCACGACGGGGCCCAGCCGGACCCAGGGACCCGGTCAGTTGCTTCCACGGCAAACGGCGCTCGCGTTCGCTGCTCGCTCCTCCGCCCAGACCCCGCCCCAGATACTCAGCGGCAGTATGCATCGCCGCCAGATCCCCGCCACCGGGGAAATTCAAACAGTCCACCACAACCGCAGCCCGACCATGATCTCCTAGGCCTCGGCAAGGCTCCGGCCAACAATCCCGGCCTGCCCCTCGGAACTGACATACAGCACAGGCCGAGTCGCACCACTCTCGCCTCACAGGAAGAAGGTTCCACCGGTGATATCCCCGGCTACGCCCTTCAGGGAAAGCCCGGACGACAACTGGACTCGCTCACCATGGTCCCCGCGCGTCAGATCAAACTCGCAGACACGCCACAGCAGTTCGGCCAGCCGCTGGTCCTGCCGGATCAAGCCCAAGAGGTTTCATCGTTTCGCGCGACCCGGACCTAGCAGCAAGTTCAGACTCGCCCGCACATCGAGATCGCCGACAGAAAATTCACTCCACTCTCTACGACGATTGCCCCGGATCGCCCATGACTTCGCGCAGCACGGCCGCGATGCCCTCATCCATACGGTAGACACGATACTTGTAGTCGGTCTCCAACGGAGCCGCCTTCGCGCCGGGCACGGCTTTCCAGTTGAAGCCGACGCTCGACATGCGTCCGCCCATCTCTTGCCCCGAGAATTTTTCGATGTTGAGGTACTTGCCCATGTACTCGATGACTTCGTCAATCGACACAGCAGGCGCGTGAGCCGCGATATAGCGGACCGCTTCCGAGGCATCGGGTGCGAGGTACTCGGCGAACTTCGCCAGCCGCTTACGAGTCCAACTCCCCGGATAGTAGTCGTCAGTGACGGTGTCCCCCGGCCCGTCGGGGTCGATGTCCCCGCCGGAGCCGATACCCGGCACCGGGATGCCATAGGCAGCTCGAAGCGTCGCGATCGCGCTATCGAAGGTGTCCTTGTCGGTGTCGAAGGAGATCTTCATGGAGTCCTCGCTCTCGCTGAGATCGAGGTCGCCCCGATCGGTACTGTGTGGAGTGTGACAGTACTGTCAAAGAGCGTCAAGGGGCGGTATCACTCTGCACCAGACTGCCACCACGCCCGTCAGCACGCACCGCCGAAGTCGAACGCGAAGGCTGGCTCGGCAAGGTCGAAGGACTCCAAGTCAGCCTCGCCGGCGCCGAGAACAAGCTCGCACACCTCAACCGTCGGCTCCACGAGGGCACTACCGTCGACCTCGGCCTGCCCGCCATCCGAAACGAGGAACGTTGAGCCCAGACCCACACGAATCTCCGATCCATGCCTGGCCGATCGAACGCCTCGAAGCGTATGCGACCACCCTGCTGTACTCGGAGCTTGAAGCTGTCCGATCGATCGCTGCGGACCACGCCTACCGGTCCGACGAACCACGACATGCCCGCCTCCGCTGGGCAAAACTGTCGTTGAGCACCAATGAGCGAGTCCACCCCGACGGGCCCGGGAGTCGGGTCCGCAGGCTCTCCACCAACTTCATGCTCCGCACCTGGATCATCGAGCACCTCGGTCCCGACACTGACCCAGACTGGAACCCCGCAACGCTTGCCGCCGACACCCTCGCGGCGTTCACCTTCGATCTCGACCAGGCTGGCGCGCTATCCCAGGGCTGGCATGAGCGTCCCATCGAGCAGATACGCGAACTCCGAGACCACAAGAACCTGACGGCGCACCTCGAATGCCTCATCGGCCATCTGCAACCAGGACCGAACACGGACCTACTCGCCGCCTGGATCGAGGTCAGGATTCACCTACCCTGATCGATCCCGGAAGAGCCCATCACAGAAACGGGAGCCCAATCGCCACGTTCAGAGAAGCGTGCGCCAGATGCCCACTCCTTCGGGTCGACCCCACCCAATTGCCGCGCAAGGAGGAGATCCGCGCCAACTTGCCGACGGCCTCCAGAAGGCAAGCAGCAAGGCCCCAAACTGATCAGCGAAGCTCGGGGTTACCAAGTTCGGGGTGGTCACGCCGAAACGCGGCCAGACTGGGAAACCGCCGACGGACGGCAGTCCAGTCGTCGAGGTCCAGGCGCTCACCGATCAGGTCGTCTGGCCCGTCAGGATCGTAGCCGGGCGGCCAGATGCCACTGACGACGATATGCGCCTCCGTTATGAACTCGCCGAACCACTGCGCGCGGGCATTGCCCGCATCCGAGGCAAGATCCGTGAGGGCATCTGGATCCCGTGCGATCCGCTCGACGACTGTGCGGCCGTAGGAGATGATCCAGTCCTGGATATGACACAGGTCTTCCTCCTCTACCGGACCGAGCAGCAGGCAGGCCGCGTCGGTCACTGGCCACGAGTACAAAAGAGACCGTGCTTGTTCCCAAAATCGGACGAACTCGACGACGTCAGTCGCATCGAGCGCGCGGAGCCGGCGGAAGAGGACGCGTGAGACGAGCTCGGTGTTGCTTCCGCCGTCGTGTCGGGACTCCGCGACAAGTGCCCAGAATGTGTCTTCGTCCACGAACGGACCGTAGCAGCCAAGCTCATTAGCGTTTCCACCGCTGGATCTTTCGACTTCTCACGTCGACACGCCTGGAAGATGTCGGTCAGGAAGCCTCCGCCGTCACTCTTGGAGAGGAGTAGAGGCATGGGTCGCCACACGGCCACCCAAGATCATTTTGATTGACAGACGTGTTGATGCTGGCAGGGTGTGCAGTAGGGCGGGCACAGGAGCCGGGTTCGACCGTGTCTCGGTCGAAGTGCTCGGTGAACTCGGCCCATTCGGGTCAGCGAGCGCCCGGTACTCCTAGACCTGTTGGACCGGATCAGCGAGGCCGCAGTCGGTGTCGAATCTTTCGAGGCCACCTTCAGCCAGGCGAACCGCTTCCCGACGGTCGTTGTGGCTGCGGCCTGAACCAGAAGCGGAGATTCGCACCCTCGCCCGCAGCCTTGCCCGGGCTTTCCCCGGGTTTCCCCGCACGACGAGCTATATCCCGATCCCAGCCCCACCTGACCGTGGCGACAACCATGGCACGCATGGCCGCGGGGTCGTGGCCCTCCAGCGTGTAGGGCAGGGAGAACCCCGCGTTCGCGATCACCGGCGTCGTCAGTTCCGTGAAGGTTCCAGACTCCGCGCAGGCCGTCGAAGGACGCCCCGGTCTACGACCCGATGCGGAGAACCCAATGACCCCAGCCGCGCGAACCGACCGGGTAGCGGCTTGTTTTGGGTCTTCACTGGAAACACCTCACCCATCGCGATCATCGATGGGTGAGGTGTCACTGACCGCGACGAGCGATGGCCGCATGATCCATTGTGGATGTTTGTTCTGGTGAAGTTGACTGAAAGTGCGGGGTGGTCAAGAGGGGATGACGGCAGTGAACCGCCAAGGTCTGGTACTCGTTGCCGCCCCCGTCAAGCCGCCCGATTACGACGACAACACGTCTTCATTGGAATAGTCGCCCACTATGAGGTCATCGACAAACGTCTCCCAGAAGCCGTCCTCGGACATGGATGATGAATCCACCTGCATCAACTGTGCCCGGAGGGCCTCGCCGATGGCTTCTCGTGTTTCCAACTCAGAGTCAGCCTCATAATAGGGAAATCGCTCTACAACGAGCTGAACCGAGGCATTGAACTGACCGATGCTCGAATTGACCAGTCTGACAGGTCCGCCACCGCCCGAACCGACCTCGACAACGTGGCCGGATTCAATGTCGAGGCACATGAGCGCTGACCCGGTGTTTCCAAAGTGCACGAGCGGTCTGCCGGAGACAACCTTCACTGCCGCCCTGTCGGTGAC
Proteins encoded in this window:
- the argS gene encoding arginine--tRNA ligase, with amino-acid sequence MNLEELLTERLARAFEAVAGDAADPVVRRSTHADFQVDGVLPLARRLGRPPRDVAADVLLHADLDGLATAAISGPGYINLRVADTALGALLATIAADERLGVPRVADPDIVPIDYSAPNVAKEMHVGHLRSTVIGDAAARLLSWLGHDVIRANHLGDWGTPFGMLIEHLLDLGDAGAAHELSVGDLSGLYQAARLKFDDDEDFAERARERVVVLQSGDEATLALWRRLVTESERYFLSVYDKLGVTLTSEDFRGESFYNDRLEPLVEELDHLGLLRVSGRTRCVFPAGFVNRDEEPMPIIVRKRDGGFGYGATDLATIRYRTQELKATRLLYVVGLPQRQHFEMVYQTAREAGWLADPVTATHVGFGSVLGPDGKMLRTRAGGTVKLVELLDEAVSRAENMIGPDVEPDARAELARAVGIGAVKYADLSTDRVKDYVFDWDRMLAFEGNTAPYLQYAHTRIRSIFRKGGMSAPREPQTVIVTEDAERALALQLLAFGGVVHEVAESLRFHKLTTYLYGVATAFTRFYEHCPVLRSAGEVRDSRLVLCDLTARTLARGLDLLGIATPDRM
- a CDS encoding M56 family metallopeptidase; translation: MSASGSDGTAAGHAQAQIDERALTAGTNARFALLVVLILVSSGAMMLDVSASLSNPVGFGCAPATPDISDLGEPGNLIGVLSGILHDHLADACLARFRYAPPVWLVLAGPAAVVALARGLFLTLPWWKARHGRVIPLSAIDTDGEIGSALGRLATEAGLDQLPRVVVDPSAITAGAVVFGNNTQPVMRLDAGLLTRRTSDPVAFRAVVLHELGHVSNRDITITYATVAVWRAFLAIVLVPYVAWGAAQLVTVARTPYWPGHAPVLVRHLALPVFLTVLVYLARSEVLRLREVYADRTAIRHGADPLGWVDAVPSGPRALRRAGSAFAELWRTHPRWDLRLRSLTDPAALFGARAVPMFVTGVSSTLITASVTAYLGAYNLGYDPFASWPAFATHAVQLLAGPALITALAGVALWRAVAYDALTSRATRSGVWAGLWLGAGLATGELVIGQVTGNHWLPPRAGALVLPVLAGVAFAWWITRCAELWVNSWRGRTLRLPMLLSLTTAFLLLSAWVLWWQYEGMLFAAGVRFNPDLGLQLYEQADPVIATSHPHMTTVVNVTSMVLAGLPLWPLLIPTAVILAATSLLAWATRPADGTPPWAQGTIDVRWSAPPRPLLRQALLPGVLGGLACWATVTWVQAQLHTWPGHRFGLYLLIYEKWQIIALVVPAAGAAILASALATRHRLILALIATQTATLVGFLGLFALASTDGCLESLSILQTSCAWRPAFTWGNVGSALGIALVLASVAAFPATAITAPLRRRRHRPAPEAGAATRPVPRLGVFASCVLLVATAALVVTTRTTLVGATGRTEPLGATTPSNSQLPSSRRVRQDLLPRTDIPVPPQVATAVAAWRDQGGDRLLRRFADQWNLVYRTMRDSEHALGPGWVDFAKLRPICGNLRAIAHDAAGYPAIPDAQAQQHWQQVIELAETGGSLCEQVGEDPHDTRAPQSVQALGAALGHTTAVLNRLNTMS
- a CDS encoding DUF4240 domain-containing protein encodes the protein MDEDTFWALVAESRHDGGSNTELVSRVLFRRLRALDATDVVEFVRFWEQARSLLYSWPVTDAACLLLGPVEEEDLCHIQDWIISYGRTVVERIARDPDALTDLASDAGNARAQWFGEFITEAHIVVSGIWPPGYDPDGPDDLIGERLDLDDWTAVRRRFPSLAAFRRDHPELGNPELR
- a CDS encoding SUKH-4 family immunity protein, which produces MSLEHENWPTFRLTVFDTVPTTVPATLPLFTTGVAHDMFDTVYQVTDRAAVKVVSGRPLVHFGNTGSALMCLDIESGHVVEVGSGGGGPVRLVNSSIGQFNASVQLVVERFPYYEADSELETREAIGEALRAQLMQVDSSSMSEDGFWETFVDDLIVGDYSNEDVLSS